GGCCAGCTCGATACAATGGCGCATCAGCGCTTTCCCGATGCCTGCGCCGCGCGCCGCTTCGTGCGTGGCGAGGCGGGCGATGCGCAGTAGTGGAACGGGGTACGGCGGAAGCCGGCGTTTGCCTGGCACCCCTTCGGCGTCGAGCGTTGCAGGACTGACGGTGGCGAAGCCAAGCACGCTTCCATCGGCGACCGCGACGTAGGTGACGCCGATGTGGTGGCGGAACTGATTCTGCCCCGCGTAGCGATGAAAGAAGAGATCGAGGGCTTCGTCGCCGGAGCGAAACGAGGCGCGGTCGTCCTCGGGGCGAAGTGCACGGATCTCAACGATCATCGAACAGGCGCTTCATGTCCTCGGTGGGTGCGGGAGGATGCTCGAGGAGTCGCTTGATCTCGCGTGCGCTTGCTTGTTCGAGCACGACGCGCGCGGGCACGATGGCGTCCGGTGGCAGCTCCTCCAGCGCCTGCAGATGATGGAGCAAGGCCTCCTCGATCAAACGGCTTCGGGTCACGCCCGAGGACCGTGCATAGCGCTCGAGCCGCTCCTTGGCGGCGGCAGAGATGTGGGCAGAAATCTGAGTAACATCAGCCATTTCACCACGAAGCATACGATCTACGTCAACGTAGGATCGCCCGGGGACCGCCAGCTCAGCGCGCCGCGAGGGCCGTGGCGAGCGCGTGGTCGAGCTCGGTTCGCGTGTAGGGCTTGGGCAGCACGGCGGCGAAGCCGTGCTCGGCGTAGTCGGACATGGCGCCGTCGTCCGAGTAGCCGCTCGATACGATGGCTCGCACGTTCGGATCCAGCTCCTGAAGGCGCGACAGGATCCACACGCCGCCCTGACCCCCGACCAGCGTCAGGTCGAGAATGACGACGTGGAAGGGCTTTCCAGCGCTCCGTGCGCGTTCGTAGCTCTCGACGGCGCCCTCTGCGTTGTCCGCTTCCTCGACCTCGGCTAGCCGGGCGCCGAGCATGCGCCGGAGCACATGGCGCACGGCGGGCTCGTCGTCGACCACCAGCACCCGCAGGTGTGTCGGCAGCTCCGCCGGCGTCGTGGAGGCCGGCTCCGGCCGTGAGTCTTGAACGGGTATCTCGACGTGGAACGTGGAGCCCTTCCCGGGCGTGCTCTCCACGCGGATGC
This region of Polyangiaceae bacterium genomic DNA includes:
- a CDS encoding GNAT family N-acetyltransferase, whose translation is MIVEIRALRPEDDRASFRSGDEALDLFFHRYAGQNQFRHHIGVTYVAVADGSVLGFATVSPATLDAEGVPGKRRLPPYPVPLLRIARLATHEAARGAGIGKALMRHCIELAERMREEVGCVGILVDAKSEAAPSYERLGFIEVSCVEGASHVVPRPTPVFLPLAAVPPPRR
- a CDS encoding ribbon-helix-helix protein, CopG family, translated to MLRGEMADVTQISAHISAAAKERLERYARSSGVTRSRLIEEALLHHLQALEELPPDAIVPARVVLEQASAREIKRLLEHPPAPTEDMKRLFDDR